The Streptomyces spororaveus genome includes a region encoding these proteins:
- a CDS encoding DJ-1/PfpI family protein, with protein MSETPRKPVHLAVYDTYADWETGHTTAHLTQRGHTVRTVGLSTAQPVTTMGGVRIQPDLLLADLRPEDSSLLILTGASLWDTGDELKPFAAKAREFLAAGVPVAAICGATAGLAREGLLDGRTHTSGASFYLAEQPGYGGAGSYVEADAVTDGDLITAGPTEPVAFAREVFARLDVYKPDVLDAWYGLFHDSDPNAYPVLMAASAAGDA; from the coding sequence ATGAGCGAGACCCCGCGCAAGCCCGTCCACCTCGCGGTCTACGACACGTACGCGGACTGGGAGACCGGCCACACCACCGCGCACCTCACCCAGCGCGGCCACACCGTGCGCACGGTCGGCCTGAGCACCGCGCAGCCGGTCACCACCATGGGCGGCGTCCGCATCCAGCCTGATCTGCTCCTGGCCGACCTGCGACCGGAGGACTCCTCGCTGCTGATCCTCACGGGCGCGTCCCTGTGGGACACGGGCGACGAGCTGAAGCCTTTCGCGGCCAAGGCGAGGGAGTTCCTGGCCGCCGGAGTGCCGGTCGCGGCGATCTGCGGAGCCACCGCCGGCCTGGCCCGCGAGGGCCTGCTGGACGGCCGCACCCACACCAGCGGCGCCTCCTTCTACCTGGCCGAGCAGCCCGGGTACGGAGGCGCCGGGAGCTACGTCGAGGCCGACGCGGTGACCGACGGCGACCTCATCACGGCGGGGCCGACGGAGCCGGTGGCCTTCGCCCGCGAGGTCTTCGCGCGCCTGGACGTCTACAAGCCGGACGTCCTGGACGCCTGGTACGGGCTCTTCCACGACTCGGACCCGAACGCCTACCCGGTCCTGATGGCGGCATCGGCGGCCGGAGATGCGTGA
- a CDS encoding MarR family winged helix-turn-helix transcriptional regulator → MREAADEVTYGATHEAAQVAQVARETLPSGESRTQQDLLSRTALGVFRLNGQFLAISEELAKPAGLTAAWWQVLGAVLREPLPVAGIARNMGITRQSVQRIADLLVAKGLAEYAPNPAHRRAKLLRPTEEGLDAVDRIGPGHAALAARLAAELGDDAFAETVRALERLATALDALESPAPSAPVPAPAPE, encoded by the coding sequence ATGCGTGAGGCGGCCGACGAGGTGACGTACGGGGCGACCCACGAGGCGGCGCAGGTGGCGCAGGTGGCGCGCGAGACTCTGCCGTCGGGGGAGTCCCGGACCCAGCAGGACCTGCTGAGCCGCACCGCGCTCGGGGTGTTCCGGCTGAACGGCCAGTTCCTCGCCATCTCGGAGGAGCTGGCCAAGCCGGCCGGGCTGACGGCCGCCTGGTGGCAGGTGCTGGGCGCGGTACTGCGGGAGCCGCTGCCCGTCGCGGGCATCGCCCGGAACATGGGCATCACCCGGCAGAGCGTGCAGCGCATCGCGGACCTGCTGGTCGCCAAGGGCCTGGCGGAATACGCCCCGAACCCCGCCCACCGGCGGGCGAAGCTGCTGCGGCCCACGGAGGAGGGGCTGGACGCGGTGGACCGGATCGGCCCGGGCCACGCGGCCCTGGCGGCCCGCCTCGCGGCGGAGCTGGGCGACGACGCCTTCGCGGAGACGGTCCGCGCCCTGGAGCGGCTGGCCACGGCACTGGACGCGCTGGAGTCCCCGGCGCCGTCCGCGCCCGTTCCCGCACCCGCGCCGGAGTGA
- a CDS encoding nuclear transport factor 2 family protein, with product MEPLKVVARLWERIEARDWDGVAGLIAEDAVIEWPVSGERIVGRANFIAVNSDDGYADERSVELLRILADGNLVVTEVEIPQDHVVYRAVSLWTVRDGEIVGAREYWTSPGQDPAPRWRAGYVEPLVAD from the coding sequence ATGGAGCCGTTGAAGGTAGTGGCACGACTGTGGGAGCGAATCGAGGCACGCGACTGGGACGGCGTGGCCGGGCTCATCGCCGAGGACGCGGTCATCGAATGGCCCGTGAGCGGTGAGCGCATCGTGGGGCGCGCCAACTTCATAGCCGTGAACAGCGACGACGGCTACGCGGACGAGAGATCCGTGGAACTGCTGCGGATCCTGGCCGACGGGAACCTCGTGGTCACCGAGGTGGAGATACCCCAGGACCACGTCGTCTACCGGGCCGTCTCCCTCTGGACCGTGCGGGACGGGGAGATCGTGGGGGCGAGGGAGTACTGGACCAGCCCCGGCCAGGACCCGGCCCCCCGCTGGCGGGCGGGCTACGTCGAACCCCTGGTGGCAGACTGA
- a CDS encoding LysE family translocator, with product MLTALLGATGVLALLTLVPGPDMAIVTKRAVTRGRADGLRTVAGIAVGLLLWGALTVAGLAALLAASADVYLVVKLAGAAYLCWLGLRALLRPGAEAADGRAADGRPTGERSAGAGGAWRTGLVANVLNPKIAVFYTGLLPALAPPGLRPAVGMALLVLVHVLLTVVWLGTYVYVLSRAGRFFARPRVRRALDRTTGVVLIGFGVRVATS from the coding sequence GTGCTCACCGCTCTTCTCGGCGCGACCGGGGTCCTGGCGCTCCTCACCCTCGTCCCCGGCCCGGACATGGCGATCGTCACGAAACGGGCCGTCACCCGGGGGCGCGCCGACGGGCTGCGCACCGTCGCGGGGATCGCCGTCGGGCTGCTGCTCTGGGGTGCCCTCACCGTGGCGGGGCTCGCGGCGCTGCTCGCCGCATCCGCCGACGTGTACCTGGTGGTGAAGCTGGCGGGGGCCGCGTACCTGTGCTGGCTCGGCCTGCGGGCCCTGCTGCGGCCGGGCGCGGAAGCCGCGGACGGGCGGGCGGCGGACGGGCGGCCGACGGGCGAGCGGTCGGCGGGTGCCGGCGGGGCCTGGCGGACCGGACTGGTCGCGAACGTCCTCAATCCCAAGATCGCCGTCTTCTACACGGGGCTGCTGCCCGCCCTCGCGCCGCCGGGGCTGCGGCCGGCGGTCGGCATGGCGCTGCTGGTCCTGGTCCACGTGCTGCTGACGGTGGTCTGGCTGGGCACGTACGTGTACGTGCTGTCGCGCGCCGGGCGTTTCTTCGCGCGGCCCCGGGTACGGCGGGCGCTGGACCGGACGACGGGTGTCGTGCTGATCGGCTTCGGTGTGCGGGTGGCGACGTCGTGA
- a CDS encoding alpha/beta hydrolase, whose protein sequence is MATGTTTRSKTGTETGTGTGQLPTGITGGVCVSGAASATGRAGSGRGRLLRGLLATLVAAAVVVPVSAAASPNVPAPAPATFSEDTAPGIRYAANAANLTEAIRTAEDADRPGRAARLRAMWASGAAQFLAFDGRGKGRAVEVFGELESADRVAVLVPGSDTTLDTYERFRAGAVSLQQRLQAEHPRSAVVAWLGYDTPGTVSTTVLSAGRADDAAAELAPFLNRLRDMAAPGAELSLLCHSYGSVVCARTGTGPAVGDMVLFGSPGTGAGSARELPTGARVWAGRGSGDWIGNVPHVRLGGIGFGTDPVDPAFGARLFAAGSAGHSDYLKPGTESLDSLAAIVLGTTPASEADHG, encoded by the coding sequence ATGGCAACGGGGACGACGACGCGGAGCAAGACCGGCACCGAGACCGGGACCGGGACCGGGCAGCTGCCGACCGGGATCACGGGCGGGGTCTGTGTGTCGGGTGCGGCGTCCGCCACCGGGAGGGCGGGGTCCGGCCGTGGCCGGCTTCTGCGCGGCCTGCTGGCCACTCTGGTCGCCGCAGCCGTCGTGGTCCCCGTATCCGCCGCCGCCTCCCCGAACGTCCCCGCCCCCGCACCCGCCACGTTCTCCGAGGACACCGCCCCCGGAATCCGGTACGCCGCCAACGCCGCCAACCTCACCGAGGCGATCCGCACCGCCGAGGACGCCGACCGCCCCGGCCGGGCCGCCAGACTGCGCGCCATGTGGGCGTCCGGCGCGGCACAGTTCCTCGCCTTCGACGGCCGCGGGAAGGGCCGGGCCGTCGAGGTGTTCGGCGAGCTGGAGAGCGCCGACCGGGTCGCCGTACTGGTGCCCGGGTCCGACACCACCCTGGACACCTACGAGCGGTTCCGGGCCGGGGCCGTCTCCCTCCAGCAGCGCCTGCAGGCCGAGCATCCGCGCTCCGCCGTGGTCGCCTGGCTCGGGTACGACACCCCCGGCACGGTGAGCACCACCGTCCTGAGCGCGGGCCGCGCCGATGATGCCGCTGCCGAACTGGCCCCGTTCCTGAACCGGTTGAGGGACATGGCGGCGCCCGGTGCCGAGCTCTCGCTCCTGTGCCACTCCTACGGGTCCGTGGTCTGCGCCCGGACCGGCACGGGTCCCGCGGTCGGCGACATGGTGCTGTTCGGCAGCCCGGGGACGGGGGCAGGATCCGCCCGTGAGCTGCCGACCGGGGCACGGGTCTGGGCCGGCCGGGGCAGCGGCGACTGGATCGGAAACGTCCCGCACGTCCGGCTCGGCGGGATCGGTTTCGGCACCGACCCGGTCGACCCCGCCTTCGGTGCACGGCTGTTCGCCGCCGGCTCCGCCGGGCACAGCGACTACCTCAAACCGGGCACCGAGTCCCTCGACAGTCTGGCCGCCATCGTCCTCGGCACCACCCCCGCATCGGAGGCCGACCATGGTTGA
- a CDS encoding acyltransferase family protein, whose translation MVEFRGRWSALAAGIDAATPADRDRTVDALRSFAILGVVLGHWLVTALTARDGALSTTSPLVHMPWLAPISWVFQTLSVFFLVGGHVAARGYESARERGVPYGAWVGHRLGRLFRPVAAVLVLWAVVAGGMLVGGAEFDTVRSLVRLVLSPLWFLLVFAALTAATPLVARLSPLWPLAVVASVDLWRFGLEGPEWIGWINVAAGWLVPFTLGAAWSRGAFARRGPALLLLGAGAVATAALILWGGYPASMVGVPGSAISNLNPPTLAAAAFGLAQCGLALLVREPLARAMRRPKAWARVALLNLSAMTVFLWHQTAMMAVTALGLLVSADLPGLHTMPDSVGWIAARALWLPVFAAALALCWAAFRVHEQASRRPRPSRASRSVTVPRPRTAPAKEITRV comes from the coding sequence ATGGTTGAGTTCCGCGGCCGCTGGTCCGCTCTGGCGGCGGGCATCGACGCGGCCACCCCGGCCGACCGCGACCGGACCGTGGACGCGCTGCGGTCCTTCGCGATCCTCGGCGTGGTCCTCGGCCACTGGCTGGTCACCGCGCTGACGGCCCGCGACGGCGCTCTGAGCACCACCAGTCCGCTGGTTCACATGCCGTGGCTGGCCCCGATCTCCTGGGTGTTCCAGACGCTGTCCGTCTTCTTCCTGGTCGGCGGTCATGTCGCCGCCCGCGGGTACGAGTCGGCCCGGGAGCGTGGCGTCCCGTACGGCGCGTGGGTCGGGCATCGGCTGGGCCGGCTGTTCCGTCCGGTTGCCGCGGTGCTGGTCCTCTGGGCGGTCGTCGCGGGCGGGATGCTGGTCGGCGGGGCCGAGTTCGACACCGTGCGGTCACTGGTCAGGCTGGTGCTGTCGCCGCTGTGGTTCCTGCTGGTGTTCGCCGCGCTGACCGCCGCGACCCCGCTCGTGGCCCGGCTCAGCCCGCTGTGGCCGCTGGCCGTGGTGGCTTCCGTCGACCTGTGGCGCTTCGGGCTGGAGGGGCCCGAGTGGATCGGCTGGATCAATGTGGCCGCGGGCTGGCTCGTCCCCTTCACCCTGGGCGCCGCCTGGTCCCGCGGGGCCTTCGCCCGGCGCGGACCGGCGCTGCTCCTCCTCGGCGCGGGCGCCGTGGCCACGGCCGCGCTGATCCTCTGGGGCGGGTACCCGGCCTCCATGGTGGGTGTCCCCGGCTCCGCGATCTCGAACCTGAACCCGCCGACACTGGCCGCGGCCGCTTTCGGACTGGCCCAGTGCGGGCTGGCCCTGCTGGTGCGCGAGCCGCTGGCCCGGGCCATGCGGCGGCCGAAGGCCTGGGCGAGGGTGGCGCTGCTGAACCTCTCGGCCATGACCGTCTTCCTGTGGCACCAGACCGCCATGATGGCCGTCACCGCCCTCGGGCTGCTCGTCTCGGCCGACCTGCCGGGGCTGCACACGATGCCCGACTCGGTGGGCTGGATAGCGGCTCGCGCCCTGTGGCTGCCGGTGTTCGCCGCCGCGCTGGCGCTCTGCTGGGCCGCCTTCCGTGTCCACGAGCAGGCCTCCCGGCGTCCGAGGCCGTCCCGAGCCAGCCGCTCTGTCACGGTCCCCCGCCCCAGGACGGCCCCCGCCAAGGAGATCACCCGTGTCTAG
- a CDS encoding sensor histidine kinase: MKQQKETSAAEVRVRLPRGLVRELFTLRRDPLPRMSRPRWLAWLPHVVLCYVAIPCGVVTGMTLNDHYGVQGSAVLGLSLLTSLSVVLSMFRPIAAWWLGLVTAGLIAWAIHDHVGHGQSWPWSPAGPFTLVPVLLMVALRVPPRVTVSVIGITLTLNGLADIVLRPPQSQTIIGGVAILFAFVGILGYALRATRLARGKLVEQETLTEEERARRTLLEERSRIARELHDVVAHHMSVISIQAQVAPHLVENPSEELRENLAGIRENALEALTELRRVLGVLRSEQPDDPANPHHPQPTLGELDGLVDNVRGAGLDVTTEIAGIRRPLTPGVELTAYRIVQEALSNALRHAPGSRVEVGIAYGPRDLHLCVANSAPTRSAPPSPGAGHGLLGMRERAGMLGGELAAGPRPDGGYEVSAVLPMDPQDVPAVRDPETKRAS, encoded by the coding sequence GTGAAACAGCAGAAGGAGACATCCGCCGCCGAAGTCCGCGTCCGCCTCCCGCGCGGCCTGGTCCGGGAGTTGTTCACACTGCGGCGGGACCCGCTGCCGAGGATGTCGCGGCCGCGCTGGCTGGCCTGGCTGCCCCATGTGGTCCTCTGCTACGTGGCCATTCCCTGCGGCGTCGTCACGGGGATGACGCTGAACGACCACTACGGGGTGCAGGGTTCTGCCGTGCTGGGGCTGTCGCTGCTGACCTCCCTGTCCGTCGTGCTCAGCATGTTCCGGCCGATCGCGGCCTGGTGGCTCGGGCTCGTCACCGCCGGCCTGATCGCCTGGGCCATCCACGACCACGTCGGGCATGGGCAGTCCTGGCCGTGGTCGCCGGCCGGGCCGTTCACGCTCGTGCCCGTGCTCCTGATGGTCGCCCTGCGGGTGCCGCCCCGGGTGACCGTCTCGGTCATCGGCATCACGCTCACCCTCAACGGACTGGCCGACATCGTCCTCAGGCCGCCGCAGAGCCAGACGATCATCGGCGGGGTGGCGATCCTCTTCGCGTTCGTGGGGATCCTCGGCTACGCCCTGCGGGCCACCCGCCTCGCCCGCGGCAAACTCGTCGAGCAGGAGACCCTCACCGAGGAGGAGCGGGCCCGGCGCACCCTGCTGGAGGAGCGCAGCCGCATCGCCCGCGAACTGCACGACGTCGTCGCCCACCACATGTCGGTGATCTCCATCCAGGCGCAGGTCGCCCCGCACCTGGTGGAGAACCCGTCCGAGGAGCTCAGGGAGAACCTGGCCGGCATCCGGGAGAACGCGCTGGAGGCGCTGACGGAGCTGCGGCGGGTGCTGGGCGTGCTGCGGTCCGAGCAGCCGGACGATCCCGCGAACCCCCACCATCCGCAGCCCACCCTCGGCGAACTGGACGGCCTCGTGGACAACGTGCGGGGGGCCGGGCTGGACGTCACGACCGAGATCGCGGGGATACGGCGGCCGCTGACCCCGGGCGTGGAGCTGACCGCGTACCGGATCGTGCAGGAGGCACTGAGCAACGCGCTGCGCCATGCGCCCGGTTCACGGGTGGAGGTGGGCATCGCGTACGGGCCGCGTGATCTGCACCTGTGCGTCGCGAACAGCGCTCCGACCCGGTCGGCCCCGCCCTCGCCCGGAGCGGGGCACGGGCTGCTGGGGATGCGGGAGCGGGCAGGCATGCTGGGGGGCGAACTGGCCGCCGGCCCGCGCCCCGACGGGGGGTACGAGGTGAGCGCCGTACTCCCGATGGATCCGCAGGACGTGCCCGCGGTCCGCGACCCCGAGACGAAGAGGGCCTCATGA
- a CDS encoding response regulator, with protein sequence MSTPIKVMIADDQMMVRQGFTVLLNAQPDIEVVGQAVDGADAVAKVAELAPDVVLMDIRMPGMGGIEATSVITAAPEAAVKVLVLTTFDLDEYVYEALRAGASGFLLKDASADQLAEAVRVVAAGEALLSPNITKRLITEFSRLGAPRAPSRARIEALTERETEVLSLIAQGLSNAEISEHLVLAEQTVKTHVSRILVKLGLRDRTQAAVFAYETGLIRPTGY encoded by the coding sequence ATGAGCACCCCGATCAAGGTGATGATCGCCGACGACCAGATGATGGTCCGGCAGGGCTTCACCGTGCTTCTCAACGCGCAGCCCGACATAGAGGTCGTGGGGCAGGCCGTGGACGGGGCGGACGCGGTGGCCAAGGTCGCCGAGCTGGCCCCGGACGTGGTGCTGATGGACATCCGTATGCCGGGGATGGGCGGCATCGAGGCCACGTCCGTCATCACCGCGGCTCCGGAAGCCGCCGTGAAGGTGCTGGTGCTGACCACCTTCGATCTCGACGAGTACGTGTACGAGGCGCTGCGGGCCGGGGCCTCCGGTTTTCTGCTCAAGGACGCGTCGGCCGACCAGCTCGCCGAGGCGGTGCGGGTGGTGGCGGCCGGTGAGGCGCTGCTCTCGCCGAACATCACGAAGCGGCTGATCACGGAGTTCTCCCGGCTGGGGGCGCCGCGCGCGCCGTCTCGGGCCCGTATCGAGGCACTGACCGAGCGGGAGACGGAGGTCCTGTCGCTGATCGCCCAGGGCCTGTCCAATGCCGAGATCTCGGAGCACCTGGTGCTGGCCGAGCAGACGGTGAAGACGCATGTCAGCCGGATCCTGGTGAAGCTGGGGCTGCGGGACCGCACGCAGGCGGCGGTGTTCGCGTACGAGACGGGCCTGATCCGCCCGACGGGCTACTGA
- a CDS encoding sensor histidine kinase, translated as MTETTTGGTSRAPEFRLASEVIATLRRDLVTDAFAYRPLPLADTSGRFVRLLPGVLRRYAPWRRYAAVGALAFLVAMTALNTQSDAWGDLGPIAMSMLAAAPVLMTLVRPVGAWWAAIAMTVVTAGLGGGDSWPWTDSSFFSYIVVMFLVTLRTGPRVAAWMWTLTLVLGTAISVLFNGRWGSNMPEMALTSAFALVIASSIQIRRHAKAEVSAQQEVTAVERDKRTLLEERTTIARELHDVVAHHMSVVAIQAEAAPYRVKNPPPELEAAFATIRENAVAALTELRRVLGVVRSADYEAPDAPQPTLASLEGLLANVREAGLSVEKTVTGSVRELPQGVELSAYRIIQEALSNTLRHAPGAAAEVEVSYVLGGLGIRIVNDRATGDARPSAGAGHGITGMRERVAMLEGEMTAGRTPAGGYEVAVFIPVPHRAEPAPEPQEGTV; from the coding sequence ATGACCGAGACGACCACCGGGGGGACATCCCGGGCACCTGAGTTCCGACTGGCATCTGAGGTGATCGCGACCCTGCGCCGGGATCTCGTCACCGATGCCTTCGCCTACCGGCCGCTGCCCCTGGCCGATACCTCCGGGCGCTTCGTGCGCCTGCTTCCCGGGGTGCTGCGCCGGTACGCGCCGTGGCGGCGGTATGCGGCGGTGGGCGCCCTGGCCTTCCTCGTCGCGATGACCGCGCTCAACACGCAGTCGGACGCCTGGGGCGACCTGGGGCCGATCGCCATGTCGATGCTGGCCGCGGCCCCGGTCCTGATGACGCTGGTGCGGCCGGTCGGCGCGTGGTGGGCGGCCATAGCCATGACGGTGGTGACGGCCGGCCTCGGTGGTGGTGACAGCTGGCCCTGGACCGACAGCAGTTTCTTCTCCTACATCGTGGTCATGTTCCTCGTCACCCTGCGGACCGGGCCCCGGGTGGCGGCCTGGATGTGGACGCTCACCCTCGTGCTGGGAACGGCGATCTCCGTCCTGTTCAACGGCCGCTGGGGATCGAACATGCCGGAGATGGCGCTGACCTCGGCCTTCGCCCTGGTGATCGCCAGCAGTATCCAGATACGCCGGCACGCGAAAGCGGAGGTGAGCGCGCAGCAGGAGGTCACGGCCGTCGAGCGGGACAAGCGGACGCTGCTGGAGGAGCGGACCACGATCGCGCGGGAGTTGCACGATGTGGTGGCCCACCACATGTCGGTGGTGGCCATCCAGGCGGAGGCCGCGCCGTACCGGGTGAAGAACCCGCCGCCGGAGCTGGAGGCGGCGTTCGCCACCATCCGGGAGAACGCGGTGGCGGCTCTGACGGAGCTGCGGCGGGTGCTGGGTGTGGTGCGGTCCGCGGACTACGAGGCCCCGGACGCCCCGCAGCCGACGCTGGCCTCGCTGGAGGGCCTGCTGGCCAATGTGCGGGAGGCCGGGCTGAGCGTGGAGAAGACGGTGACGGGCTCGGTGCGGGAGCTGCCGCAGGGTGTCGAGCTGTCGGCGTACCGGATCATCCAGGAGGCCCTGAGCAACACGCTGCGGCACGCGCCGGGGGCCGCGGCCGAGGTGGAGGTCTCGTACGTGCTGGGTGGCCTGGGCATACGGATCGTCAACGACCGGGCCACCGGGGATGCGCGGCCCTCGGCGGGGGCCGGACACGGGATCACGGGCATGCGGGAGCGGGTGGCCATGCTGGAGGGCGAGATGACGGCCGGACGGACGCCGGCGGGCGGGTACGAGGTGGCGGTGTTCATACCGGTGCCCCACCGTGCGGAGCCGGCGCCGGAGCCGCAGGAGGGGACGGTATGA
- a CDS encoding response regulator — MTIRVLIVDDQVMVREGFSVLLNAMDGIEVVGEAVDGREAIGQVAALRPDVVLMDIRMPRMNGLEATREIVAADTDAKVLVLTTFDLDEYVYQALRAGASGFLLKDASARQLADGVRVVAAGEALLAPSVTKRLIVEFSKISEARKLADPAGAGELTERETEVLILIAQGLSNAEIADRLVVAESTIKTHVSRILVKLGLRDRTQAAVYAYETRLVTPA, encoded by the coding sequence ATGACGATCAGGGTGCTGATCGTCGACGACCAGGTGATGGTGCGCGAGGGCTTCTCCGTCCTGCTGAACGCGATGGACGGGATCGAGGTGGTCGGCGAGGCGGTCGACGGCCGGGAGGCCATCGGGCAGGTGGCGGCGCTGCGGCCGGATGTGGTGCTGATGGACATCCGGATGCCGCGGATGAACGGGCTGGAGGCCACACGGGAGATCGTGGCCGCCGACACGGACGCGAAGGTGCTGGTCCTGACGACCTTCGACCTCGACGAGTACGTGTACCAGGCGCTGCGGGCCGGGGCCTCCGGGTTCCTGCTCAAGGATGCCTCGGCCCGTCAGCTCGCCGATGGAGTGCGGGTGGTGGCGGCCGGTGAGGCCCTGCTGGCGCCGTCGGTGACCAAGCGGCTGATCGTGGAGTTCTCGAAGATCTCCGAGGCCCGCAAGCTCGCGGACCCGGCGGGTGCGGGGGAACTGACGGAGCGGGAGACGGAGGTGTTGATACTGATCGCGCAGGGCTTGTCCAATGCGGAGATAGCCGACCGGCTGGTCGTCGCCGAGTCCACCATCAAGACCCATGTGAGCCGGATCCTGGTGAAGCTTGGCCTGCGCGACCGGACCCAGGCGGCCGTGTACGCGTACGAGACCCGTTTGGTGACGCCCGCCTGA
- a CDS encoding cytochrome P450, which translates to MGFDPWDAEFVADPYPAYRELREQGRAVWCEATGQWLVPHYADVSALLRDRRLGRTYLHRFSHEEFGREAPPPEHEPFHVLNGNGLLDLEDPAHARVRRLVAKAFTPRTVERLVPSVRRMAGELVGRLRADGGGDLLTVVAEPLPVAVIAELLGVPEADRGLLRPWSADICGMFELRPDEETAQRAVRASVEFSAYLRGLIAERRSRPGEDLISGLIAAHDEEGRLSEQEMISTCVLLLNAGHEATVNTTVNGWWALFRNPAQLAALRGSHDPEKLSTAVDELMRYDTPLQMFERWVLDDIRIGDTVIPRGAEVALLFGSANRDPARFGDPDALDLSRADNPHLTFGAGIHYCLGAPLARRELEASFGALLADGVPPLRLVEEPQWQDGYVIRGLKQLLVEF; encoded by the coding sequence ATGGGGTTTGATCCGTGGGATGCCGAGTTCGTCGCCGATCCTTATCCGGCGTACCGGGAGTTGCGGGAGCAGGGGCGGGCCGTGTGGTGCGAGGCCACCGGGCAGTGGCTGGTGCCGCACTACGCCGATGTGAGTGCGCTGCTGCGGGACCGGCGGCTGGGGCGGACCTACCTCCACCGGTTCTCGCACGAGGAGTTCGGGCGCGAGGCGCCGCCGCCAGAGCACGAGCCCTTCCACGTGCTCAACGGCAACGGCCTGCTGGACCTGGAGGATCCCGCGCACGCCCGGGTGCGCAGGCTCGTGGCGAAGGCCTTCACCCCGCGGACGGTGGAGCGGCTCGTGCCCTCCGTGCGGCGCATGGCCGGGGAGCTGGTGGGGCGGCTGCGCGCGGACGGGGGCGGGGATCTGCTCACCGTCGTCGCCGAGCCGCTGCCGGTGGCGGTGATCGCGGAGCTGCTGGGTGTGCCCGAGGCGGACCGGGGGCTGCTGCGGCCGTGGTCGGCGGACATCTGCGGGATGTTCGAGCTCCGGCCGGACGAGGAGACCGCGCAGCGTGCGGTGCGGGCGAGCGTCGAGTTCAGCGCGTACCTCCGGGGGCTGATCGCCGAGCGGCGGAGCCGCCCCGGGGAGGATTTGATCTCCGGGCTGATCGCCGCTCACGATGAGGAGGGGCGGCTCAGCGAGCAGGAGATGATCTCCACTTGTGTGCTCCTGCTGAACGCCGGGCACGAGGCCACCGTCAACACGACCGTCAACGGGTGGTGGGCGCTGTTCCGCAACCCCGCGCAGCTCGCCGCGCTCCGCGGGAGTCACGATCCCGAAAAGTTGTCCACAGCTGTGGATGAACTCATGCGGTACGACACTCCCCTCCAGATGTTCGAGCGCTGGGTGCTCGACGACATCCGGATCGGTGACACCGTCATCCCCCGCGGGGCCGAAGTCGCACTGTTGTTCGGGTCGGCGAACCGGGATCCCGCGCGCTTCGGCGATCCCGACGCGCTGGACCTCTCACGGGCCGACAATCCGCACCTGACCTTCGGGGCCGGGATCCACTACTGCCTCGGGGCGCCGCTGGCACGGCGGGAGTTGGAGGCCTCGTTCGGGGCGCTGCTGGCGGACGGAGTGCCGCCACTGCGGCTCGTCGAGGAGCCGCAGTGGCAGGACGGGTACGTCATCCGGGGGCTGAAGCAGCTGCTCGTGGAGTTCTAG